The Salvia miltiorrhiza cultivar Shanhuang (shh) chromosome 1, IMPLAD_Smil_shh, whole genome shotgun sequence genome has a window encoding:
- the LOC131007167 gene encoding GDSL esterase/lipase LIP-4-like isoform X1 — protein MGCYYNYKRCVFSLMLRLCLIPLVASEEAVIFNFGDSNSDTGGFAAANGFNFGYPYGRAFFHQPTGRLSDGRLILDFLCENVHTSYLKAYLNPLEPDVSVSKGVNFAVSGSSILPPNALFNLGVQINQFSLFHNRSLHLRSKGRKDVLDKKDFKNAIYIFDIGQNDLTIALTFNPLPYDQVVENIPSFISGIKDAMWAIYKLGGRNFWVHNTGPLGCLPQQLGIRRPNITQVDELGCISILNEAARLFNSNLNHLCQQLRIQMKHSTIVYVDVYSIKHSLVANSSSYGLKKALMACCGHGGPPYNYDPKIRCLVVSGYSVCEKGDPHISWDGIHYTEAANKIVASLILSKKYSTPPLGFDFFLQ, from the exons ATGGGTTGTTATTACAACTACAAGAGATGTGTTTTCTCCCTTATGTTAAGGTTGTGTCTTATTCCTTTGGTTGCATCTGAAGAAGCCGTGATTTTCAATTTCGGCGACTCAAACTCCGACACGGGCGGATTTGCTGCCGCAAATGGGTTCAACTTCGGATACCCTTACGGCCGCGCCTTCTTCCATCAGCCCACGGGTCGACTCTCTGATGGTCGCCTAATCCTCGATTTTCTAT GTGAGAATGTGCACACAAGTTATCTAAAAGCTTACCTAAACCCACTAGAACCCGATGTCTCAGTCTCAAAGGGAGTGAATTTCGCGGTGAGTGGATCATCCATTCTCCCCCCAAATGCTCTTTTCAATTTAGGCGTTCAAATCAAtcaattctctctctttcacaaTCGCTCTCTCCATCTTCGCTCTAAAG GTCGAAAAGATGTGTTGGACAAGAAGGATTTCAAGAATGCAATCTACATATTCGACATTGGGCAGAATGATTTGACCATTGCACTTACATTTAATCCCCTTCCCTACGATCAAGTTGTTGAGAACATCCCTTCTTTCATTTCTGGAATAAAGGATGCTATGTGG gcCATATACAAACTCGGTGGAAGGAATTTTTGGGTGCATAACACGGGACCATTAGGTTGTCTACCCCAACAACTAGGGATACGAAGGCCAAACATCACACAAGTTGATGAGTTGGGCTGCATTAGCATTTTAAATGAAGCTGCAAGACTCTTCAACTCCAACTTAAACCATCTCTGTCAACAACTACGTATCCAGATGAAGCATTCCACCATTGTCTATGTTGATGTCTACTCCATCAAGCACAGTCTTGTTGCAAATTCTTCGTCTTATG GTTTGAAGAAAGCACTAATGGCGTGTTGCGGACATGGCGGGCCGCCTTACAACTACGATCCTAAGATTCGATGTCTGGTGGTTAGTGGCTACAGTGTGTGTGAAAAGGGGGATCCACACATAAGCTGGGATGGAATTCATTATACCGAAGCAGCCAATAAGATTGTTGCATCTCTAATTCTCTCCAAAAAATATTCAACTCCTCCTCTTGGATTTGACTTCTTTTTGCAATAA
- the LOC131007167 gene encoding GDSL esterase/lipase LIP-4-like isoform X2: MGCYYNYKRCVFSLMLRLCLIPLVASEEAVIFNFGDSNSDTGGFAAANGFNFGYPYGRAFFHQPTGRLSDGENVHTSYLKAYLNPLEPDVSVSKGVNFAVSGSSILPPNALFNLGVQINQFSLFHNRSLHLRSKGRKDVLDKKDFKNAIYIFDIGQNDLTIALTFNPLPYDQVVENIPSFISGIKDAMWAIYKLGGRNFWVHNTGPLGCLPQQLGIRRPNITQVDELGCISILNEAARLFNSNLNHLCQQLRIQMKHSTIVYVDVYSIKHSLVANSSSYGLKKALMACCGHGGPPYNYDPKIRCLVVSGYSVCEKGDPHISWDGIHYTEAANKIVASLILSKKYSTPPLGFDFFLQ, translated from the exons ATGGGTTGTTATTACAACTACAAGAGATGTGTTTTCTCCCTTATGTTAAGGTTGTGTCTTATTCCTTTGGTTGCATCTGAAGAAGCCGTGATTTTCAATTTCGGCGACTCAAACTCCGACACGGGCGGATTTGCTGCCGCAAATGGGTTCAACTTCGGATACCCTTACGGCCGCGCCTTCTTCCATCAGCCCACGGGTCGACTCTCTGATG GTGAGAATGTGCACACAAGTTATCTAAAAGCTTACCTAAACCCACTAGAACCCGATGTCTCAGTCTCAAAGGGAGTGAATTTCGCGGTGAGTGGATCATCCATTCTCCCCCCAAATGCTCTTTTCAATTTAGGCGTTCAAATCAAtcaattctctctctttcacaaTCGCTCTCTCCATCTTCGCTCTAAAG GTCGAAAAGATGTGTTGGACAAGAAGGATTTCAAGAATGCAATCTACATATTCGACATTGGGCAGAATGATTTGACCATTGCACTTACATTTAATCCCCTTCCCTACGATCAAGTTGTTGAGAACATCCCTTCTTTCATTTCTGGAATAAAGGATGCTATGTGG gcCATATACAAACTCGGTGGAAGGAATTTTTGGGTGCATAACACGGGACCATTAGGTTGTCTACCCCAACAACTAGGGATACGAAGGCCAAACATCACACAAGTTGATGAGTTGGGCTGCATTAGCATTTTAAATGAAGCTGCAAGACTCTTCAACTCCAACTTAAACCATCTCTGTCAACAACTACGTATCCAGATGAAGCATTCCACCATTGTCTATGTTGATGTCTACTCCATCAAGCACAGTCTTGTTGCAAATTCTTCGTCTTATG GTTTGAAGAAAGCACTAATGGCGTGTTGCGGACATGGCGGGCCGCCTTACAACTACGATCCTAAGATTCGATGTCTGGTGGTTAGTGGCTACAGTGTGTGTGAAAAGGGGGATCCACACATAAGCTGGGATGGAATTCATTATACCGAAGCAGCCAATAAGATTGTTGCATCTCTAATTCTCTCCAAAAAATATTCAACTCCTCCTCTTGGATTTGACTTCTTTTTGCAATAA